One segment of Rattus norvegicus strain BN/NHsdMcwi chromosome 16, GRCr8, whole genome shotgun sequence DNA contains the following:
- the Np4 gene encoding defensin alpha 4 precursor has protein sequence MRTLTLLITLLLLALHTQAESPQERAKAAPDQDMVMEDQDIFISFGGYKGTVLQDAVVKAGQACYCRIGACVSGERLTGACGLNGRIYRLCCR, from the exons ATGAGGACACTCACTCTGCTCATCACCCTTCTCCTGCTGGCCCTCCACACCCAGGCAGAGTCTCCCCAAGAAAGAGCTAAGGCGGCTCCAGACCAGGATATGGTCATGGAGGACCAGGATATTTTCATATCCTTTGGAGGGTATAAAGGCACTGTTCTCCAAGATGCAG TTGTGAAGGCAGGTCAAGCCTGCTATTGCAGAATCGGAGCCTGTGTTTCTGGAGAACGGCTCACTGGGGCATGTGGTCTCAATGGCCGCATCTACCGTCTCTGTTGCCGCTga
- the Np4 gene encoding defensin alpha 4 isoform X1 — translation MFQLLLYPKAWKEEFCVSCSALPAYAKGLRPTAMRTLTLLITLLLLALHTQAESPQERAKAAPDQDMVMEDQDIFISFGGYKGTVLQDAVVKAGQACYCRIGACVSGERLTGACGLNGRIYRLCCR, via the exons ATGTTTCAGCTGCTCCTGTATCCCAAGGCCTGGAAAGAAGAGTTCTGTGTCTCTTGCTCTGCTCTCCCTGCATACGCCAAAGGTCT GAGACCCACAGCCATGAGGACACTCACTCTGCTCATCACCCTTCTCCTGCTGGCCCTCCACACCCAGGCAGAGTCTCCCCAAGAAAGAGCTAAGGCGGCTCCAGACCAGGATATGGTCATGGAGGACCAGGATATTTTCATATCCTTTGGAGGGTATAAAGGCACTGTTCTCCAAGATGCAG TTGTGAAGGCAGGTCAAGCCTGCTATTGCAGAATCGGAGCCTGTGTTTCTGGAGAACGGCTCACTGGGGCATGTGGTCTCAATGGCCGCATCTACCGTCTCTGTTGCCGCTga